One part of the Microcoleus sp. bin38.metabat.b11b12b14.051 genome encodes these proteins:
- a CDS encoding ribonuclease J produces MIKNTTASALKVIPLGGLHEIGKNTCVFEYGDEIILLDAGLAFPTDGMHGVNIVLPDMTYLRENSHKIKGMIVTHGHEDHIGGIPYHLKQFEIPVIYGPRLAMALLAGKLEEAGVSHRTELRTVRPRDTVRIGKNFLVEYIRNTHSMADSFTVAIHTPVGIIIHTGDFKIDHTPVDGEHFDLQKLAEYGERGVLCLISDSTNSEVPGFTASERSVAPNLDRIIAQATGRVMLTTFASSVHRLQIVLELAKKNNRYVGVVGRSMLNVIAHCRNLGYIKCEDSLFKPLKEIRNLPDDKVLILTTGSQGEPMAAMTRIANGEHHEVKIKKGDTVIFSANPIPGNTIAVVNTIDKLMMMGANVVYGRDKGIHVSGHGCQEDQKLMINMTRPKFFLPVHGEHRMLVQHSKTAQSMGIPASNMVIIDNGDVVELTENSMRLGTKVPSGIELVDSSRSGVVKANVLKERQQLAGDGAVTVAAALNAEGKLVATPQIHLKGVVTSADRELLQQSITQTIDTILSDRWSEFVRPSTTAESGVDVDWVGVQTQIERAISRVLRRELQSNPMLVFLMQIPEGAAFVKWETPAVAPGSLEAPKLLGGPSSTSAPTPAPAPVPANAVTGRRRPRTAAKVASVVS; encoded by the coding sequence ATGATCAAAAATACAACTGCATCAGCTCTAAAAGTTATTCCCCTCGGCGGGCTGCACGAAATCGGTAAAAACACTTGTGTGTTCGAGTACGGCGATGAAATTATTCTTTTAGATGCAGGTTTAGCTTTCCCCACAGATGGAATGCACGGTGTAAATATTGTCCTCCCAGACATGACTTACCTGCGGGAAAACAGCCACAAAATTAAAGGTATGATCGTGACTCACGGTCACGAAGATCATATCGGTGGCATCCCTTACCACCTCAAACAATTTGAAATCCCAGTAATCTACGGCCCGCGCTTGGCGATGGCTTTGCTAGCCGGAAAATTGGAAGAAGCCGGAGTATCTCACCGCACAGAATTGAGGACAGTTCGACCGCGGGATACGGTCAGGATTGGCAAGAATTTCTTAGTAGAATACATCCGTAATACTCACTCGATGGCCGACAGCTTCACTGTGGCTATTCACACTCCCGTCGGAATTATTATTCACACCGGAGACTTTAAAATAGACCACACTCCTGTAGACGGCGAGCATTTTGATTTGCAAAAGCTGGCGGAGTACGGCGAAAGAGGCGTGCTGTGCTTGATCAGCGATTCTACTAACTCAGAAGTTCCTGGTTTTACTGCTTCAGAACGTTCAGTCGCTCCGAATTTAGACAGAATTATCGCTCAAGCAACAGGAAGAGTGATGCTGACGACTTTTGCTTCGTCGGTACACCGATTACAAATTGTGTTGGAGTTGGCTAAGAAAAACAATCGGTATGTCGGAGTGGTTGGCCGCTCGATGCTGAACGTCATCGCTCACTGCCGCAATCTCGGCTACATCAAATGCGAAGATAGTCTTTTCAAACCGCTCAAAGAAATCCGTAATTTGCCAGATGATAAAGTTTTGATTTTAACTACAGGTTCCCAAGGCGAACCGATGGCCGCGATGACTCGTATTGCTAACGGCGAACATCACGAAGTGAAAATCAAAAAAGGCGATACAGTCATTTTCTCGGCTAATCCGATTCCTGGAAATACGATCGCAGTGGTAAATACGATCGATAAACTAATGATGATGGGAGCAAACGTGGTTTACGGCCGGGACAAAGGCATTCACGTTTCCGGGCACGGCTGTCAGGAAGACCAAAAGTTAATGATTAACATGACTCGTCCCAAGTTCTTCTTGCCGGTACACGGAGAACACCGGATGCTGGTTCAGCACTCCAAGACGGCTCAAAGCATGGGCATTCCCGCGAGCAATATGGTGATTATTGACAACGGTGATGTCGTAGAATTAACTGAAAATTCGATGCGACTTGGTACTAAAGTACCTTCAGGAATTGAATTAGTAGACTCTTCTCGATCGGGCGTAGTCAAAGCGAACGTCCTCAAGGAACGTCAGCAATTGGCTGGAGATGGTGCAGTGACAGTAGCTGCGGCGTTGAACGCAGAAGGCAAATTGGTTGCTACACCGCAAATACACTTAAAAGGTGTAGTCACATCAGCCGATCGCGAACTGTTACAACAATCGATAACTCAAACCATTGATACTATTTTAAGCGATCGTTGGTCAGAGTTTGTCAGACCTTCTACAACTGCCGAATCAGGAGTTGACGTAGACTGGGTAGGAGTACAAACCCAAATAGAACGAGCAATTAGCCGCGTACTGCGCCGGGAACTGCAAAGCAATCCTATGTTAGTATTCCTGATGCAAATTCCCGAAGGAGCAGCTTTTGTGAAATGGGAAACACCCGCAGTGGCTCCTGGTTCCCTGGAAGCACCTAAGTTATTAGGTGGCCCATCATCCACATCGGCGCCAACACCAGCACCAGCACCGGTTCCGGCTAATGCAGTAACAGGTCGTCGTCGCCCCCGGACAGCAGCAAAAGTTGCTTCCGTCGTTTCCTAG
- a CDS encoding MoaD/ThiS family protein yields the protein MTVKVLIPTPLQKFTSNQATIECGGANISELIESLETNCPGIKKSLCDEKGEPRRFLNFYVNSEDIRFLDGTGTVLKDGDEVSIVPAVAGG from the coding sequence ATGACCGTCAAAGTTTTAATTCCGACTCCGCTGCAAAAATTTACCAGCAATCAAGCCACCATCGAATGCGGTGGTGCTAATATTTCCGAACTCATTGAATCCCTGGAAACAAATTGTCCCGGAATCAAAAAAAGCCTGTGCGACGAAAAGGGAGAACCCCGCAGGTTTCTCAACTTCTACGTCAACAGCGAAGACATCCGCTTTTTGGATGGTACAGGAACAGTCCTCAAGGATGGTGATGAAGTTAGCATTGTTCCAGCAGTTGCTGGCGGCTGA
- the thrC gene encoding threonine synthase yields MTQATRTQSTAATFTALKCKECGEEYELQAKHVCDCCFGPLEVKYDYEAIRRRVTRQTIQAGPNSIWRYREFLPVATDNVIDVGTGMTPLVKSHRLARRLGLKNLYIKNDAVNMPTLSFKDRVVSVALSRARELGFTTVSCASTGNLANSTAAIAAHAGLDCVVFIPSDLEAGKVLGTLIYNPTVMSVHGNYDQVNRLCCEVANTHGWGFVNINLRPYYSEGSKTLGYEVAEQLGWQLPDHIVAPLASGSLFTKIYKGFNEFIEVGLVDEKKVRFSGAQADGCSPIAQAYREGRDFVTPVKPNTIAKSIAIGNPADGMYALEIARKTNGNIESVSDTEIIEGMKLLAETEGIFTETAGGTTIAVLKKLVEAGKINPDETTVAYITGNGLKTQEAVQGYIGEPITLEPKLEAFERALERARTLERLEWQQASV; encoded by the coding sequence ATGACCCAGGCGACCAGAACCCAATCCACAGCAGCAACCTTCACAGCCCTCAAGTGTAAAGAATGCGGCGAAGAGTACGAACTCCAAGCCAAGCACGTCTGCGATTGCTGTTTTGGCCCGCTAGAAGTCAAGTACGACTACGAGGCGATCCGCCGCCGTGTCACTCGCCAAACCATCCAAGCAGGCCCCAACTCAATCTGGCGCTACCGCGAATTTTTACCAGTCGCTACAGATAACGTCATTGATGTCGGCACGGGGATGACTCCTCTGGTAAAATCCCACCGATTAGCACGCCGCCTCGGCCTCAAAAATCTTTACATCAAAAACGATGCCGTCAATATGCCCACTCTCAGCTTTAAGGACAGAGTGGTGTCAGTCGCCCTCAGCAGAGCGAGAGAATTGGGTTTTACCACAGTATCCTGCGCCAGCACTGGCAACTTAGCTAACTCCACCGCTGCGATCGCAGCCCACGCCGGTCTCGACTGCGTAGTCTTCATCCCTTCAGACTTAGAAGCTGGCAAAGTCCTCGGCACTCTGATTTACAACCCAACTGTCATGTCAGTTCACGGCAACTACGACCAAGTTAACCGTCTCTGCTGCGAAGTCGCCAATACACACGGTTGGGGATTTGTCAATATCAATTTGCGTCCCTACTACTCCGAAGGATCGAAAACCCTTGGCTACGAGGTTGCCGAACAGTTAGGCTGGCAATTGCCAGATCATATCGTTGCCCCGCTGGCTTCAGGCTCTTTGTTCACCAAGATTTACAAAGGCTTTAACGAATTCATCGAAGTCGGTTTAGTTGATGAGAAGAAAGTTCGATTCAGTGGCGCTCAAGCCGACGGTTGTTCGCCGATCGCCCAAGCATACCGCGAAGGTCGCGATTTTGTAACACCGGTCAAACCGAATACAATTGCTAAATCGATCGCGATCGGCAATCCAGCAGACGGGATGTACGCACTTGAAATCGCCCGCAAAACCAACGGAAACATCGAATCCGTCAGCGACACCGAAATCATCGAAGGCATGAAACTGCTGGCAGAAACTGAAGGTATCTTCACCGAAACCGCAGGCGGCACGACGATCGCAGTCTTGAAGAAACTCGTAGAAGCAGGTAAAATCAATCCCGACGAAACCACCGTCGCCTACATCACTGGTAACGGCTTAAAAACCCAAGAAGCAGTTCAAGGCTACATCGGCGAACCCATCACCCTCGAACCAAAACTCGAAGCCTTCGAGCGCGCCCTCGAACGCGCCCGCACCCTCGAACGCTTAGAATGGCAACAAGCTTCTGTTTAA